From a region of the Spelaeicoccus albus genome:
- the gyrA gene encoding DNA gyrase subunit A: MSEQTPPVGETNRIEQVDLQLEMQRSYLDYAMSVIVGRALPDVRDGLKPVHRRVIYAMFDGGYRPERSFNKCSRVVGEVMGQYHPHGDSSIYDALVRLVQPWSLRYPLVDGQGNFGSAGNDSAAAPRYTECKMQPLAMEMVRDIDEDTVDFQDNYDGKNQEPVYLPSRFPNLLVNGSAGIAVGMATNIPPHNLREVASGAQWMLANPEASREDTLEELLKIIPGPDFPSGALLLGHKGIEDAYRTGRGSITQRAVVNVEEIHGRTCLVVTELPYQVNPDVLAAKIADYVKDGRVAGIADLRDETSGRTGQRLVIVLKRDAVPKVVLNNLYKHTQLQENFSANMLALVDNVPRTMNIEAFLRHWVTHQIEVIVRRTRFRLRKAEERAHILRGLLKALDALDEVIALIRRSPTADEAREGLKDLLDVDDAQATHILDMQLRRLAALERQRLQDEYERLEIEIADYNDILAKPERQRQIVSEELGEIADKYGDDRRSQIMYGYDGDVSMEDLIPQEDVVVTITRGGYAKRTRTDSYRSQHRGGKGIRGATLRGDDLVDHFFVTTTHHWLLFFTNKGRVYRAKAYELPDASRESKGQHVANLMAFQPGEQIAQVLAIKDYEESPYLVLATKAGLVKKTRLSEYDSNRSGGVIAINLREDADGNPDELVSARLVADTDDVLLVSRKGQSVRFTATDETLRPMGRATSGVTGMKFRDSDSLLALDVVTDGSFVFTITDGGWAKRTEVGEYRVQGRGGLGIKVAKLSDERGELVGALIVEEDDEVLVVMERGKVVRSAVTEVPAKGRDTMGVVFAKPGKKDRIIAVTKGAEPGDEEVLDEIEAEVTASDGIDEVSEDAENNATIGLQSGTSAGVEPANAIPSNDDSGDADSGDADPQDATNDDGGSRQ, from the coding sequence GTGAGCGAACAAACTCCGCCCGTGGGCGAAACCAACCGGATCGAACAAGTCGATCTCCAATTGGAGATGCAGCGCAGCTATCTCGACTACGCCATGAGCGTGATCGTCGGACGCGCGTTGCCCGACGTGCGAGACGGCCTCAAGCCGGTGCACCGCCGCGTCATCTACGCCATGTTCGACGGCGGCTACCGGCCCGAACGCTCGTTCAACAAGTGCTCGCGCGTCGTGGGCGAGGTAATGGGCCAATACCATCCGCACGGCGACTCGTCGATCTATGACGCGTTGGTGCGCTTGGTGCAGCCGTGGTCGTTGCGGTACCCGCTCGTTGACGGGCAAGGGAACTTCGGATCGGCCGGCAACGACTCGGCGGCCGCGCCCCGGTACACCGAGTGCAAAATGCAGCCGTTGGCCATGGAAATGGTCCGCGACATCGACGAGGACACGGTCGATTTCCAGGACAACTACGACGGCAAGAACCAGGAACCCGTCTACCTGCCGTCGCGCTTCCCTAACCTGCTCGTCAACGGCTCGGCAGGCATCGCCGTCGGGATGGCCACCAATATTCCGCCGCACAACCTGCGTGAGGTCGCCAGTGGCGCGCAGTGGATGCTCGCCAACCCCGAAGCATCCCGCGAAGACACGCTCGAAGAGCTTCTGAAGATCATCCCGGGCCCGGATTTCCCGTCCGGTGCGCTGCTGCTGGGACACAAGGGCATCGAGGACGCCTACCGCACGGGCCGCGGGTCCATCACCCAGCGGGCGGTCGTCAACGTGGAGGAAATCCACGGCCGCACGTGCTTGGTGGTCACGGAGCTTCCCTACCAGGTCAACCCCGACGTGCTTGCCGCAAAGATTGCCGACTACGTCAAGGACGGACGCGTTGCGGGCATCGCCGACCTGCGCGACGAGACCTCCGGACGTACCGGGCAACGGCTCGTGATCGTGTTGAAGCGCGACGCCGTCCCGAAGGTCGTGCTCAACAACCTCTACAAGCACACCCAGCTGCAAGAGAATTTCTCCGCGAACATGCTGGCGCTCGTCGACAACGTGCCGCGCACCATGAACATCGAAGCGTTCCTGCGACACTGGGTCACGCATCAGATCGAAGTGATTGTGCGGCGCACGCGGTTCCGGCTGCGCAAGGCCGAAGAACGCGCGCACATCTTGCGCGGACTGCTCAAGGCGCTCGATGCGCTCGACGAGGTCATTGCGTTGATTCGTCGTTCCCCGACCGCCGACGAGGCGCGCGAAGGGTTGAAGGACCTGCTCGACGTCGACGACGCGCAAGCCACCCACATCCTCGACATGCAGTTGCGGCGTCTGGCGGCGCTGGAACGCCAGCGGTTGCAAGACGAATACGAGCGGCTCGAAATCGAGATCGCCGACTACAACGACATCCTTGCCAAGCCGGAACGTCAGCGGCAGATCGTCAGCGAGGAGCTCGGCGAGATCGCCGATAAGTACGGCGACGACCGGCGCAGCCAGATCATGTACGGCTACGACGGCGACGTGTCGATGGAAGACCTCATTCCGCAAGAAGACGTGGTCGTGACAATCACGCGCGGCGGCTACGCCAAGCGCACCCGCACCGACAGCTACCGGTCGCAGCACCGCGGAGGCAAGGGGATCCGGGGCGCGACGCTGCGCGGCGACGATCTGGTCGACCACTTTTTCGTCACGACCACGCACCACTGGTTGTTGTTCTTCACGAACAAGGGCCGGGTCTACCGGGCCAAGGCCTACGAATTGCCCGACGCCAGCCGCGAATCCAAGGGTCAGCACGTGGCGAACCTGATGGCATTCCAGCCGGGTGAGCAGATCGCCCAGGTGCTGGCCATCAAGGATTACGAGGAATCACCGTACCTGGTGCTGGCCACCAAGGCAGGGCTGGTGAAAAAGACCCGGCTGAGCGAATACGACTCGAACCGGTCCGGCGGCGTCATTGCCATCAATCTGCGCGAAGACGCAGACGGCAACCCGGACGAGCTCGTGTCGGCACGGCTCGTGGCGGACACCGACGACGTCCTGCTGGTCTCGCGCAAGGGACAGTCGGTGCGCTTCACGGCGACCGATGAAACGCTGCGCCCGATGGGCAGGGCGACGTCCGGCGTGACCGGCATGAAGTTCCGCGATTCGGATTCGCTTTTGGCCTTGGACGTGGTGACCGACGGCTCGTTCGTGTTCACCATCACGGACGGCGGCTGGGCCAAGCGCACCGAGGTGGGCGAATACCGGGTGCAGGGCCGCGGCGGGCTGGGCATCAAGGTGGCCAAGCTTTCCGACGAACGCGGCGAATTGGTCGGAGCACTCATTGTGGAAGAAGACGACGAGGTCCTCGTCGTGATGGAACGCGGCAAGGTGGTCCGGTCGGCCGTGACCGAGGTGCCGGCCAAGGGACGCGACACGATGGGCGTCGTCTTTGCCAAGCCCGGCAAAAAGGACCGCATTATCGCCGTCACGAAGGGTGCCGAACCCGGCGACGAGGAGGTCCTCGACGAAATCGAAGCCGAAGTCACGGCCTCGGACGGCATCGATGAAGTCTCCGAAGACGCTGAGAATAATGCAACAATCGGGCTTCAGTCGGGTACGTCGGCAGGTGTCGAGCCTGCAAATGCGATACCGTCGAACGATGATTCCGGCGACGCCGATTCCGGCGATGCCGACCCGCAGGACGCGACAAATGACGATGGAGGTAGCCGGCAGTGA
- a CDS encoding DUF3566 domain-containing protein — translation MSNSSSGSARTAKTQTVPRNKAEEHLTQAMEGGSGTNAAGTETSGGKTASGGVKTPGRPAGPRKVKLTVSKVDPWSVMKLSFLLSVALGIAMVVATFVIWVVLDRAGVFDTISTALSEIAGGESSASQTITSMFELGRVISIATVLAIVDIILITAISTLVSLLYNLGSTLVGGLGLTLTDD, via the coding sequence GTGAGTAATTCCTCCTCTGGTTCGGCGCGCACCGCGAAAACGCAGACGGTTCCGCGCAACAAGGCCGAAGAGCACTTGACTCAGGCCATGGAAGGCGGATCCGGCACGAACGCAGCCGGAACCGAGACATCGGGCGGCAAGACGGCGTCCGGCGGCGTCAAAACGCCCGGCCGCCCGGCCGGACCGCGCAAAGTCAAGCTGACTGTCTCGAAGGTCGATCCGTGGTCGGTCATGAAGTTGTCGTTCCTGCTGTCCGTAGCATTGGGCATCGCCATGGTCGTGGCCACCTTCGTGATCTGGGTCGTACTCGATCGCGCCGGGGTCTTCGACACCATTTCCACCGCGCTTTCCGAGATTGCCGGCGGCGAATCGTCCGCCAGCCAAACGATCACCAGCATGTTCGAACTCGGCCGGGTCATTTCGATAGCGACGGTGCTGGCCATCGTCGACATCATCCTGATCACGGCGATTTCCACGCTGGTGTCGCTGTTGTACAACCTGGGTTCGACGCTTGTGGGCGGGCTCGGGCTGACGCTGACCGACGACTGA
- a CDS encoding DLW-39 family protein codes for MKKLIGILAAAAGAAYVWRARRRLERGRQDWAGSTDTVD; via the coding sequence ATGAAGAAGTTGATCGGCATCCTGGCTGCGGCGGCCGGAGCCGCGTACGTGTGGCGGGCACGCCGCCGGCTCGAACGCGGCAGGCAGGATTGGGCCGGTTCGACGGACACCGTGGACTGA
- a CDS encoding peptidylprolyl isomerase: MTAQPTHKAILHTNHGDISVDLYGNHAPKTVDNFVGLATGSKEWTDPSSGETKQNTPFYNDLVFHRIIPNFMIQGGCPLGTGTGGPGYAFDDEIHPELDFTSPYILAMANAGIQMGHGTNGSQFFITTAPTTWLQGKHTIFGAVTDDASRKVVDEIGSVPTGRGDRPTNDVTLSSVEIVNA; the protein is encoded by the coding sequence ATGACTGCACAGCCGACACATAAAGCGATCCTGCATACCAACCACGGCGACATCTCCGTCGACCTTTACGGCAATCACGCGCCCAAGACCGTCGACAACTTTGTCGGGCTGGCGACCGGGTCGAAGGAATGGACAGACCCGTCGTCCGGCGAGACCAAGCAGAACACGCCGTTCTACAACGACCTTGTGTTCCACCGGATCATCCCGAACTTCATGATTCAAGGCGGCTGCCCGCTGGGAACCGGCACCGGCGGCCCGGGTTACGCCTTCGATGACGAGATTCACCCGGAACTCGACTTCACATCGCCGTACATCCTGGCCATGGCGAACGCCGGTATCCAGATGGGACACGGAACCAACGGCAGCCAGTTCTTCATCACGACGGCGCCGACCACGTGGTTGCAGGGCAAGCACACGATCTTCGGCGCGGTCACCGACGACGCCTCGCGGAAAGTCGTCGACGAGATCGGCAGCGTGCCGACGGGCCGCGGCGACCGCCCCACGAACGATGTCACTTTGTCGAGCGTTGAAATCGTCAACGCGTAA
- a CDS encoding rhomboid family intramembrane serine protease → MTSARSGSNGGGPPEPANPNAPVCPRHPGRISYVSCQRCGRPACPDCQRPAAVGIQCVDCVRENKNAQRSARTQFGGTVRTGQPIVTWVIIALCVVVLILEYVLGQRFEFKFAYIPAATLAEPWRMLTASLLHDTSFLPHLLFNMYALWLLGQALEPALGRIRFLAVYVVSALGSSVAVLLMAAPENGGAWVTPVIGASGAIFGLFGALFVIFRRLGRSTKQILIIIGINAVLGFLVPHVAWQAHLGGLITGALLGVVLAYAPRNRRTVLQVGGIIAVVVLLGLLTLAKVLVTSPMYLPTSLVFA, encoded by the coding sequence ATGACGTCCGCGAGATCCGGCTCGAACGGCGGCGGCCCGCCGGAGCCGGCGAACCCGAACGCCCCGGTGTGCCCCCGCCACCCGGGCCGGATCTCGTATGTGAGCTGTCAACGGTGCGGGCGGCCGGCCTGCCCCGATTGCCAGCGTCCGGCAGCCGTCGGCATTCAGTGCGTCGACTGCGTCCGGGAAAACAAGAACGCGCAACGAAGCGCCCGGACGCAATTCGGCGGAACCGTACGCACCGGACAACCGATAGTGACCTGGGTGATCATCGCCCTGTGCGTGGTAGTCCTCATCCTCGAATACGTGCTTGGTCAGCGGTTCGAATTCAAATTCGCGTACATTCCGGCCGCCACGCTGGCGGAGCCGTGGCGAATGCTGACGGCAAGTTTGCTGCACGACACGAGCTTCCTGCCGCACCTGCTGTTCAACATGTATGCGCTCTGGCTTCTCGGTCAGGCTCTTGAGCCCGCACTGGGGCGGATCCGCTTCCTGGCCGTCTACGTCGTTTCGGCGTTGGGCTCGTCGGTTGCCGTGCTGCTGATGGCCGCGCCGGAGAACGGCGGAGCGTGGGTCACGCCCGTGATCGGCGCATCCGGCGCGATCTTCGGCCTGTTCGGCGCGCTCTTCGTCATCTTCCGCCGACTGGGGCGTTCGACCAAGCAGATCCTCATCATCATCGGCATCAATGCGGTGCTCGGATTCCTTGTGCCGCACGTGGCCTGGCAAGCGCATCTGGGCGGCCTCATCACCGGCGCCCTGCTCGGAGTGGTGCTGGCCTATGCGCCAAGGAATCGGCGCACCGTGCTGCAGGTGGGCGGCATCATTGCGGTAGTTGTGCTCTTAGGACTGCTGACGCTGGCCAAGGTGCTCGTGACGAGTCCCATGTACTTGCCGACGTCCTTGGTCTTTGCGTGA
- a CDS encoding cell division protein CrgA, with product MDVPESKVRKKAAYTASSGSAVKKPNARWFLPAMLTVLLIGLAWVVTFYVSQGAWPVEAWGNWNILAGFGILVAGLIMATRWR from the coding sequence ATGGACGTGCCCGAGTCAAAGGTACGCAAGAAGGCGGCGTATACGGCCTCGTCCGGGTCCGCCGTCAAGAAACCGAACGCCCGGTGGTTCCTGCCGGCCATGCTGACGGTGCTGCTCATCGGCCTGGCATGGGTCGTCACGTTCTACGTGTCGCAGGGCGCCTGGCCCGTTGAGGCATGGGGTAACTGGAACATATTGGCCGGCTTCGGCATTTTGGTGGCCGGCTTGATCATGGCCACCCGCTGGCGCTGA
- a CDS encoding DUF881 domain-containing protein: MRRQRRFRASRLGVMATLAVCGLLLATSARVSGGNDLRQADGDLAQLAAAQTRSAARKNSRIIDLQHQVDRLTAAEGVADGRVRAATNRAEARGRAAGLDAVHGPSLTVTLDDAPRGRPQPSGVTSDDVVIHQQDVQAVVNALWAGGAEAVAIQGKRLVSTSAVRCVGNTLRLQGRVYSPPYVISAVGDRAAMRSALGASKQLTIYRQYVDWVGLGWNVTSKDSDTVDGYEGPTELKYATVPHR, encoded by the coding sequence ATGCGCCGTCAACGCCGCTTTCGCGCCTCGCGACTTGGCGTGATGGCCACGCTTGCCGTTTGCGGTCTGCTGCTTGCGACCAGTGCGCGGGTGTCGGGCGGAAACGATTTGCGTCAAGCGGACGGCGACCTTGCCCAGCTGGCTGCCGCGCAGACCCGATCGGCCGCGCGAAAGAACTCCCGCATCATCGACTTGCAGCATCAGGTGGACCGGCTCACGGCCGCCGAGGGCGTGGCCGACGGGCGAGTGCGCGCCGCAACGAATCGCGCCGAAGCGCGAGGCCGTGCGGCAGGTCTCGACGCTGTCCACGGGCCGTCGCTCACCGTGACGCTGGACGACGCTCCGCGCGGCCGGCCGCAGCCGTCCGGGGTGACCAGTGACGACGTCGTCATCCACCAACAGGACGTGCAGGCCGTTGTCAACGCGCTGTGGGCCGGCGGCGCCGAGGCGGTGGCCATTCAGGGCAAGCGGCTCGTCTCGACGTCCGCCGTCCGCTGCGTCGGCAACACGCTGCGCTTGCAAGGCCGCGTTTACTCACCGCCCTACGTCATCAGCGCCGTCGGGGACAGGGCGGCCATGCGCTCGGCGCTCGGAGCGTCGAAGCAGCTGACGATTTACCGGCAGTACGTAGACTGGGTAGGGCTCGGATGGAATGTGACGAGCAAGGACTCCGACACCGTCGACGGGTACGAGGGGCCCACCGAGTTGAAGTACGCGACCGTGCCGCACCGCTAG
- a CDS encoding class E sortase — protein MPGRRSHTAREKIGPVRFGIQAFGEICITLGIILLLFVAWQLWWTDIGANKNNTRLAHSLAEKWHRDGTQPDAAAPPVQDDSAGNLGKLPAVKEPDFATAFGIMYVPRFGNDYYRTIAEGTALNPVLDEMGLGHYEGTAMPGRRGNFAVAGHRTTYGKPLNKIADLHPGDKIVVETKAGWYTYTFRNFNIVLPDHVSVVGPVPDAPTMKPTDRFMTLTACNPMYSARERYIAYAVLTGWSSASHGPPKTIAGTPAYRKAHS, from the coding sequence ATGCCAGGCCGACGTTCCCATACCGCGCGCGAAAAGATCGGGCCGGTGCGCTTCGGCATCCAGGCGTTTGGGGAAATCTGCATCACGCTCGGCATCATCTTGCTGTTGTTCGTCGCATGGCAGCTGTGGTGGACGGATATTGGCGCCAACAAGAACAACACCCGGCTGGCGCACTCGCTGGCCGAGAAGTGGCATCGTGATGGCACGCAGCCGGACGCCGCGGCTCCGCCCGTGCAAGACGACTCGGCGGGCAATCTCGGCAAGCTGCCGGCCGTCAAGGAGCCGGATTTCGCCACCGCATTCGGCATCATGTATGTGCCCCGATTCGGCAACGATTACTATCGCACCATTGCCGAGGGGACCGCGTTGAATCCGGTTCTCGACGAAATGGGTCTGGGACACTACGAGGGCACTGCCATGCCGGGCCGGCGCGGCAATTTCGCTGTTGCCGGGCACCGGACGACGTACGGAAAGCCGCTCAACAAGATCGCCGATCTGCATCCCGGCGATAAAATCGTCGTCGAGACCAAGGCGGGCTGGTACACGTACACGTTCCGCAACTTCAACATTGTGTTGCCCGATCACGTGTCCGTGGTGGGCCCGGTGCCGGACGCCCCGACCATGAAGCCGACGGACCGGTTCATGACCTTGACGGCATGCAACCCGATGTATTCGGCGCGTGAACGGTATATCGCCTACGCCGTCCTCACGGGATGGTCGTCGGCGTCGCACGGCCCGCCGAAGACCATTGCCGGCACTCCGGCGTATCGAAAGGCGCATTCGTAA
- a CDS encoding anthranilate synthase component II, whose product MTATDRPRILVVDNYDSFVYTLVGYLRQLGARAEVVRNDVWSAHAIPGRLDGVDGVLLSPGPGTPADAGICAPVIEYCARAGLPMLGVCLGHQVLAEVYGGTVAHAEQLMHGKTSMITHGGTGVFAGLPSELEATRYHSLSVVPGTVDSDQLEVTAQTSDGVIMGLEHRHAPLFGVQFHPESVLTNGGYRLLANWLALAGGDDPEKASAGLKPLVSASVAD is encoded by the coding sequence ATGACAGCCACCGACCGGCCGCGGATTCTCGTCGTCGACAACTACGACAGCTTCGTCTACACCCTTGTCGGATATTTACGCCAACTCGGGGCGCGCGCCGAGGTCGTGCGCAATGACGTGTGGTCGGCGCATGCGATTCCGGGCCGGCTGGACGGGGTGGACGGCGTCCTGCTCTCACCGGGCCCCGGCACCCCGGCGGACGCCGGCATCTGCGCGCCGGTGATCGAATACTGCGCGCGGGCCGGACTGCCGATGCTGGGCGTCTGCTTGGGTCACCAAGTGCTTGCCGAAGTGTACGGCGGCACGGTAGCGCACGCCGAACAGCTGATGCACGGTAAGACCAGCATGATCACGCACGGCGGGACAGGCGTGTTCGCCGGCCTCCCCAGCGAGCTCGAAGCGACGCGCTATCACTCGTTGTCCGTCGTCCCGGGGACCGTCGATTCCGACCAGCTGGAGGTCACGGCGCAGACGTCCGATGGAGTCATCATGGGCCTCGAGCACCGTCATGCTCCGCTTTTCGGCGTCCAATTTCACCCGGAGTCGGTGCTGACGAACGGCGGCTATCGGCTGTTGGCCAACTGGTTGGCGCTCGCCGGCGGCGACGACCCGGAAAAGGCGTCGGCCGGATTGAAGCCGTTGGTGTCGGCCTCCGTAGCCGAC